The following proteins are encoded in a genomic region of Opitutus sp.:
- a CDS encoding AbrB/MazE/SpoVT family DNA-binding domain-containing protein → MLAIRDAAMQHYGMTLTLPISKRGGLTLPPALRRKLGLDGIDSPLVIVEERDGGLFLQAAAAVPVRNIPREKLARWISRDETEMAAFTRLGKAKSKK, encoded by the coding sequence ATGCTTGCCATCCGCGATGCCGCCATGCAGCATTACGGCATGACTCTCACCCTTCCCATTAGCAAACGCGGCGGCCTAACCCTTCCTCCCGCTCTTCGCCGTAAGCTGGGGCTTGATGGAATCGATAGCCCGTTGGTGATCGTGGAGGAGCGGGATGGGGGGCTTTTTCTGCAAGCCGCCGCCGCCGTGCCGGTGCGCAACATCCCGCGCGAGAAATTAGCCCGATGGATCTCCCGTGATGAAACCGAAATGGCCGCCTTCACCCGCCTCGGAAAAGCCAAGTCGAAGAAGTGA
- a CDS encoding AAA family ATPase, whose product MSLRYTSPSASAGPLDLIERARRYLEKMPPAVSGQHGHDQTFAVACTLVQGFGLGVADAAPLFAEYNARCSPPWSEPDLAHKLTDADRAAPPTEGRGHLARSTAPSSPRSPMSTHSSSPPIGHSSLDIGHSESDSFGTFLRACFEPADVLSIAPGAMHPEAERAIPENGGVNILTRDAWIERASSRGGIAHVFSGHHGLFIRINPVRHGAEGTDEDVTALRHVLIESDVIPKPEQERQLRASGLPIAALIDSAGNSVHAWVRIDAKNREEYHARREKVWASLPGFQIDKANKNPSRFSRCPGGLRNDGVQRLIAVNLGAASFADWEAQYEDARDIDFLTPYCVEEEVDPPQIIEGILFRGAKMVIAGPSKARKTWNLTDLALSVAYGQPWCGYQTQPTTVIYVNLEIARFSYRKRLRMICTARGFNINANPRVCFWNRRGKDNEITQLAKRIRRQAARIGAGLIIIDPIYKTYGDREENSNTEMAQVLNELEKLAKDTDAAVLIAAHFPKGNLTGRDAIDRVAGASVFGRDPDALLIMTPHEHPDAFTLSPILRDHPPQPEVVIQWTQGCFQRIAADPKSIQGRDHKPGSSRNEPAFMPGSYRALFSTMPPLANSANPEESAVIAYIAEKLSDAGKDSSKAASVFTTIRRPEREILVFDRASKTWKGVNHVA is encoded by the coding sequence ATGTCCCTGCGCTACACCTCGCCCTCCGCCAGCGCCGGGCCGCTCGACCTGATCGAGCGCGCCCGGCGTTATCTCGAAAAAATGCCGCCTGCCGTTTCGGGGCAGCATGGCCACGACCAGACCTTCGCCGTTGCCTGCACCTTGGTGCAGGGCTTCGGCCTAGGGGTGGCCGACGCCGCCCCGCTTTTTGCCGAGTACAACGCCCGTTGCTCACCCCCTTGGTCCGAGCCTGACCTCGCCCACAAACTGACCGACGCCGACCGCGCCGCACCCCCCACCGAAGGCCGTGGCCACCTCGCCCGCTCCACCGCCCCATCATCCCCTCGTTCCCCGATGTCCACTCATTCCTCCTCTCCGCCCATTGGTCATTCGTCATTGGACATTGGTCATTCCGAATCCGACTCCTTCGGCACCTTCCTCCGCGCCTGTTTCGAGCCTGCTGATGTCCTCTCCATTGCCCCCGGAGCGATGCACCCCGAAGCCGAGCGCGCCATCCCTGAAAACGGCGGCGTTAACATCCTCACCCGCGACGCCTGGATCGAACGCGCATCCTCACGCGGAGGCATCGCCCACGTGTTCAGTGGGCATCACGGTCTTTTCATTCGCATCAATCCAGTGCGCCACGGTGCCGAGGGCACTGATGAAGACGTGACCGCCTTGCGCCACGTACTCATTGAAAGCGACGTCATCCCCAAACCCGAGCAGGAGCGCCAGCTGCGCGCCTCCGGTTTGCCCATCGCCGCCCTGATCGACTCAGCCGGCAACTCGGTGCACGCGTGGGTGCGGATCGACGCCAAGAACCGCGAGGAATACCACGCCCGCCGCGAGAAAGTGTGGGCGTCTTTGCCCGGCTTCCAGATCGACAAGGCCAACAAAAACCCGTCGCGCTTTTCCCGTTGTCCCGGTGGCCTGCGCAACGACGGCGTGCAACGCCTCATCGCCGTGAACCTGGGCGCGGCCTCATTCGCCGACTGGGAAGCCCAGTACGAAGACGCCCGCGATATCGACTTCCTCACGCCCTATTGTGTCGAGGAAGAGGTTGATCCGCCCCAGATCATCGAGGGCATTCTGTTTCGTGGCGCCAAGATGGTCATAGCCGGTCCATCGAAAGCTCGGAAGACCTGGAACCTGACTGACCTTGCCCTCTCCGTCGCCTACGGCCAACCGTGGTGCGGCTATCAAACCCAGCCGACGACGGTCATTTACGTTAACCTGGAGATCGCCCGGTTTAGCTACCGCAAGCGTCTGCGCATGATCTGTACTGCGCGGGGCTTTAACATCAACGCCAACCCCCGCGTCTGCTTTTGGAATCGTCGCGGCAAAGACAACGAGATCACCCAGCTTGCCAAACGCATCCGGCGTCAGGCGGCACGCATCGGCGCGGGCCTCATCATCATCGACCCGATCTACAAGACCTACGGCGATCGCGAGGAGAACTCGAACACCGAGATGGCACAGGTATTGAACGAGCTCGAAAAGCTCGCGAAGGACACGGACGCGGCCGTCCTCATTGCCGCCCATTTTCCCAAGGGCAACCTGACCGGCCGCGATGCTATCGACCGTGTCGCCGGTGCTTCGGTGTTCGGTCGCGATCCAGACGCCTTGCTCATCATGACCCCGCACGAGCATCCCGACGCCTTTACCCTGTCTCCCATCCTGCGAGACCATCCGCCCCAACCAGAGGTCGTGATCCAATGGACGCAGGGATGTTTTCAACGCATCGCCGCCGATCCGAAGTCCATCCAAGGTCGCGATCACAAGCCAGGATCCAGCCGCAACGAGCCGGCCTTCATGCCGGGCAGTTACCGCGCCCTTTTTTCGACCATGCCGCCGCTCGCCAACTCAGCCAACCCTGAGGAAAGCGCGGTGATCGCTTACATTGCCGAGAAGCTGTCCGATGCCGGTAAAGACTCATCTAAAGCCGCTTCAGTTTTCACCACCATCCGCCGCCCGGAGCGCGAAATTCTCGTCTTTGATCGAGCGAGCAAGACGTGGAAAGGAGTCAACCATGTCGCCTGA
- a CDS encoding ATP-binding protein: MSVSAVSKPAAPVTITRGLIPSATRLALYGPEGVGKTSLTAGFPSPVFLDTEGGSAHLDVARFPRPRAWAELLAAINHLLAADHGFQTLVIDSIDWAEKLLIEEVCRKANKESLEDFGYGKGNVYLAEEFARFLTPLEKLRDRGIHVVLVGHSMIRKFEAPDAVGAYDRFELKLSKQVAALVKEWVDALLFVNFVTKVTEKDGKQRAVGGRERVIHTTHTAAWDAKNRYGLDDKVPCVVASLVPLFIRAAIPAAPATAPAPAPVPAPAAPSSHKSPSSQPSHSAPVLLITCEQVEKLTLYWATLKKTPEDRAKAFAWIGCDSIDLHWNELTAEQADRLIGKLQDQMNRIAEGSTSTAAKAGSRQNGGAR, translated from the coding sequence ATGTCTGTTTCAGCCGTCAGTAAACCCGCCGCCCCCGTGACCATCACGCGCGGCCTGATCCCGAGCGCCACCCGTCTCGCCCTTTACGGGCCCGAGGGCGTCGGCAAGACCTCCCTCACCGCCGGTTTCCCCTCACCGGTGTTCCTCGATACCGAGGGTGGCTCCGCCCACCTTGACGTTGCCCGTTTCCCCCGGCCCCGCGCCTGGGCCGAGCTGCTCGCCGCCATCAACCACCTGCTCGCCGCCGACCATGGGTTTCAAACCCTAGTCATCGACTCCATCGACTGGGCCGAAAAGCTCCTCATCGAGGAAGTTTGCCGCAAGGCCAACAAAGAGAGCCTCGAAGACTTCGGGTACGGCAAGGGTAACGTCTACTTGGCCGAGGAGTTCGCCCGCTTTTTGACCCCGCTCGAAAAGCTCCGCGACCGCGGGATTCATGTGGTCCTGGTCGGACACTCGATGATCCGTAAATTCGAGGCCCCCGACGCGGTCGGCGCCTACGACCGCTTCGAGCTCAAGCTGAGCAAGCAGGTCGCCGCCTTGGTGAAGGAGTGGGTCGATGCCCTCCTGTTTGTGAACTTCGTGACCAAGGTCACCGAAAAGGACGGCAAGCAGCGCGCCGTCGGTGGCCGCGAGCGGGTCATCCACACGACCCACACCGCCGCCTGGGATGCCAAAAACCGCTACGGCCTTGACGACAAAGTCCCCTGTGTCGTCGCGAGCCTCGTGCCTCTTTTCATCCGAGCCGCTATCCCCGCCGCCCCAGCCACGGCACCAGCACCGGCACCAGTCCCAGCACCGGCCGCCCCATCGTCCCATAAATCCCCTTCCTCCCAGCCCTCCCATTCCGCACCGGTGCTCCTGATCACCTGCGAGCAGGTCGAAAAACTCACCCTCTACTGGGCCACCCTCAAGAAAACGCCCGAAGACCGTGCCAAGGCCTTCGCCTGGATCGGCTGCGATAGCATCGACCTGCACTGGAACGAGCTCACCGCCGAGCAGGCCGACCGGTTAATCGGCAAGCTGCAGGACCAAATGAACCGCATCGCCGAGGGTTCCACCTCGACCGCCGCCAAAGCCGGCTCGCGCCAAAACGGAGGTGCCCGATGA
- a CDS encoding ribonuclease H-like domain-containing protein, translating to MSTYIFDIETGPRSRAELAECVPHFEAPANWKDPEKIRAYVSEKEAEWFQSGALSALTGRVLAIGYTNEATGEIGFFASNNEAADIAAFWQLIAPTGYLQAELIGFNSNRFDLPFLIRRSWHLRVPVPTELVSGRFLPSQCRDLLDCWRCGNREDSVSLDRLAQFLGVGRKTGHGADFAAQWATDPAGALDYLANDLRLTRRCAVALGLLTQPSR from the coding sequence ATGAGCACCTACATTTTCGACATCGAAACCGGCCCGCGTTCCCGCGCCGAACTCGCCGAGTGCGTGCCGCACTTCGAGGCCCCGGCCAACTGGAAGGATCCCGAAAAGATCCGCGCTTACGTCTCCGAAAAGGAGGCCGAGTGGTTCCAATCCGGCGCACTCTCCGCGCTCACCGGCCGAGTGCTCGCGATCGGCTACACCAACGAAGCGACCGGTGAAATCGGTTTCTTTGCCTCCAACAACGAGGCCGCCGACATCGCCGCCTTTTGGCAACTGATCGCGCCGACCGGGTATCTCCAGGCCGAGCTGATCGGGTTTAATAGCAACCGCTTCGACCTGCCGTTTTTGATCCGCCGCTCCTGGCACCTCCGCGTGCCGGTGCCGACCGAACTCGTTTCCGGCCGGTTTCTGCCCTCCCAGTGCCGCGACCTGCTCGACTGTTGGCGCTGCGGTAACCGCGAGGACTCCGTCTCGCTCGACCGCCTCGCTCAGTTCCTCGGCGTCGGCCGCAAGACCGGCCACGGCGCCGACTTCGCCGCCCAGTGGGCCACCGATCCTGCCGGTGCCCTCGACTACCTCGCCAACGACCTCCGCCTCACCCGCCGCTGCGCCGTCGCGCTCGGCCTCCTTACCCAACCATCCCGCTAA
- a CDS encoding PIN domain-containing protein: MKLFIDTSVLLAAAGSAKGASRYLFTHAETNGWELLSSLYCVEETDRNARKLGPKALPYWRSSLLPRLTLVPIELAYDKVLVFPKAKDRPVLLSALGAEADVLLTLDEADFQKVIGSQVYSLQVRSPGQFLIEQREAGRL, from the coding sequence GTGAAGCTTTTCATTGATACCAGCGTCCTGCTGGCGGCCGCAGGTTCGGCCAAAGGTGCCTCGCGCTACCTGTTTACCCACGCCGAAACCAATGGGTGGGAATTGCTCTCGTCGCTTTATTGCGTCGAGGAGACCGATCGCAACGCCCGTAAGCTTGGGCCCAAAGCCTTGCCTTACTGGCGATCATCCCTCCTCCCTCGACTCACCCTTGTCCCCATCGAGCTCGCCTACGACAAGGTGTTGGTTTTCCCAAAGGCTAAGGATCGGCCCGTACTGCTTTCCGCATTGGGCGCCGAGGCCGACGTTTTACTCACACTCGACGAAGCTGATTTCCAGAAGGTGATTGGGTCGCAGGTTTACAGTCTCCAGGTCCGCAGTCCCGGCCAATTCCTGATCGAACAGCGCGAAGCCGGTCGTCTCTGA
- a CDS encoding DUF669 domain-containing protein — MKYTSSADAPKAYHLPAGDYSVTILEASETVSRSTGADMIKLTLEAEAADGATSTLFDYLVASASSAWKIDTFRIALGQTIAPGEPVELDAADLPGRTLRARLKVEDYNGRSNNKIDAWLAPLIRTAPTAPANAAKKERAANEPF; from the coding sequence ATGAAATACACTTCTTCCGCCGACGCCCCCAAAGCCTACCACCTCCCCGCCGGTGACTATTCGGTCACCATCCTTGAGGCCTCTGAAACCGTCTCGCGCTCCACCGGCGCGGACATGATCAAACTCACCCTCGAAGCCGAGGCCGCCGACGGGGCCACGTCCACGCTGTTCGACTACCTCGTGGCTTCTGCCTCCTCCGCTTGGAAGATCGATACCTTCCGTATCGCACTTGGGCAAACCATCGCCCCGGGCGAACCGGTCGAGCTCGACGCCGCCGATCTGCCCGGTCGCACCCTGCGCGCCCGCCTCAAGGTCGAGGACTACAACGGTCGCTCGAATAACAAGATCGATGCCTGGCTCGCGCCGCTCATCCGCACCGCTCCGACCGCACCCGCAAACGCCGCTAAAAAGGAAAGAGCCGCCAATGAGCCGTTTTAA
- a CDS encoding DUF3102 domain-containing protein, with the protein MTAPKTKPVSLEIIPSVATGGGIVLSIDLALAINAAFTTAQTLAGSAREKAQHAIVAAIDCGRLLERQKGSLPHGAWTDWLAANCPEISARTAQRYIRLSKTTHVSFFNDAQSLRQAYLTTGVLPEPAPREAVQPDANTPVIKFTKGLDQFRRWYHRRTDDTPLAKWTPEARRLLRQELTWFKKLHDDLAA; encoded by the coding sequence ATGACCGCGCCCAAAACTAAGCCCGTCTCCCTCGAAATCATTCCCTCCGTCGCTACCGGCGGGGGGATTGTTCTCTCCATTGACCTCGCGCTGGCGATCAATGCCGCGTTCACCACGGCCCAAACCCTAGCCGGTTCGGCCCGAGAAAAGGCCCAGCACGCCATCGTTGCGGCCATCGACTGCGGGCGATTGCTCGAACGCCAAAAAGGCAGTCTTCCCCATGGGGCCTGGACAGATTGGCTTGCCGCGAATTGTCCTGAAATCTCGGCACGAACGGCCCAACGCTACATTCGATTATCAAAAACGACACATGTGTCGTTTTTCAATGATGCCCAGTCGTTGCGCCAGGCTTACCTCACCACGGGGGTATTGCCCGAACCGGCTCCCCGCGAAGCCGTCCAGCCCGACGCGAATACGCCGGTGATCAAATTCACGAAGGGACTGGATCAATTCCGCCGCTGGTATCACCGCCGCACCGACGACACCCCATTGGCCAAGTGGACGCCCGAAGCCCGCCGTCTGCTCCGGCAAGAGCTCACCTGGTTCAAAAAACTCCACGACGACCTCGCCGCCTAG
- a CDS encoding PD-(D/E)XK motif protein, giving the protein MRKAFRGGSSERQLDDSHGPILFLYVLMLEAQEGGLATLPALVAQVRAALGELPAAREAFEDALLAARYLDLHAHRYAATGYAVRQADTFRVGPGFPRIIERDLSPGVGDASYLLSLAACTDFVAPTESIVAALLTPM; this is encoded by the coding sequence TTGCGAAAGGCTTTTCGAGGAGGCTCTAGTGAGCGTCAACTCGACGATAGTCATGGCCCAATCCTGTTCCTTTATGTGCTCATGTTGGAGGCACAAGAGGGAGGCTTGGCCACCTTACCAGCCCTTGTGGCACAGGTACGCGCCGCCCTCGGGGAGTTGCCGGCGGCGCGAGAGGCCTTCGAGGACGCATTACTCGCTGCCCGCTATCTCGATCTGCATGCCCATCGCTACGCCGCGACCGGCTACGCGGTGCGCCAAGCCGACACCTTTCGCGTCGGCCCCGGCTTCCCTCGGATCATCGAGCGTGATCTTTCGCCCGGGGTAGGCGACGCCTCCTACCTGCTAAGTCTCGCAGCCTGCACCGACTTCGTTGCACCGACCGAGAGCATCGTCGCCGCCCTGCTCACTCCCATGTGA
- a CDS encoding site-specific integrase, translating into MSQAPQFVISEFTNPSGEIVFRLTGWLDGKRIRKNFSTRAEAAAERQSMEIQQCQAETGIRATATRLSEEQLHEAEAAFQRLADAPKSLSFYLEFALATYRAPDREHPLAEAVATYIVSKEREHSHNLLSISQLDHIRRQLKVLIAAFPRCLVSQLTTRQLAEHCQRGNAKPKSFNNRRGILHTFFKFSFQHDWVAANPIEKIPHHRIAHRRGSAKTLSAAQAAKLMHHVERVDGGSLVPFFALALFAGIRPCVRHGEILKLQADYVRLDTGVILIEPEVFKVRMKRNVTIQPNLAAWLTAYPLDRFPIIPKNLQHTRAAVAKAFDLSHDIMRHTFISMHVAKYRSMGEAALQAGNSESIIRKHYLDLKTPAEAELFFGILPTACTSAAPLLPISLPSDFLPIAA; encoded by the coding sequence ATTCACGAATCCCTCCGGGGAAATCGTTTTCCGCCTCACCGGCTGGCTCGATGGCAAGCGCATCCGCAAGAACTTCTCCACCCGCGCCGAGGCCGCTGCTGAGCGCCAATCGATGGAGATTCAGCAGTGCCAAGCCGAAACCGGCATCCGTGCCACCGCAACCCGCCTCAGTGAAGAGCAGTTACATGAAGCCGAGGCCGCTTTTCAGCGCCTCGCCGACGCCCCCAAGTCGCTCTCGTTCTACCTAGAATTTGCTCTGGCCACCTACCGTGCGCCCGACCGTGAGCACCCACTCGCCGAAGCGGTGGCGACCTACATCGTCAGCAAAGAGCGAGAGCACTCTCATAACCTGCTTTCGATCTCCCAACTCGACCACATCCGCCGCCAACTCAAGGTGTTGATCGCGGCTTTCCCTCGTTGCCTCGTCTCTCAGTTGACCACCCGCCAACTCGCCGAGCACTGCCAGCGCGGCAACGCTAAGCCCAAATCATTTAACAACCGTCGCGGCATCTTACACACCTTTTTCAAGTTCTCGTTCCAGCACGATTGGGTGGCAGCCAATCCCATCGAAAAAATCCCCCACCACCGCATCGCCCACCGGCGCGGTTCCGCCAAGACCCTCAGCGCCGCGCAGGCCGCCAAGCTCATGCACCACGTCGAACGGGTGGACGGCGGCAGTCTGGTGCCGTTCTTCGCCCTCGCCCTCTTCGCCGGGATTCGCCCCTGCGTCCGGCATGGCGAAATCCTGAAACTCCAAGCCGACTATGTCCGTCTCGATACCGGCGTCATCCTGATCGAGCCCGAGGTCTTCAAGGTTCGCATGAAGCGCAACGTCACCATTCAGCCCAACCTCGCGGCCTGGCTAACCGCTTACCCTCTCGACCGTTTCCCTATCATCCCCAAAAACCTGCAACACACCCGTGCGGCCGTCGCCAAAGCCTTCGACCTGTCCCACGACATCATGCGGCACACGTTCATTTCCATGCACGTCGCCAAATACCGGTCGATGGGAGAGGCGGCACTCCAGGCAGGCAATTCGGAAAGCATCATCCGCAAGCACTACCTCGACCTCAAAACTCCCGCTGAAGCCGAGCTGTTTTTTGGCATCTTGCCGACCGCCTGCACATCCGCTGCACCCCTCCTACCTATCTCGTTACCGTCTGATTTCCTACCCATCGCCGCGTAG
- a CDS encoding DEAD/DEAH box helicase, whose translation MSRFNLRPYQTACVEAVLSKFRQHGKLLAVLPTAAGKTVIFSHTAEKFAPGRTLILAHREELLSQAADKLTRATGIVAETECGTRQASLAAQVVVASVQTLMGEKRLSRWPRDHFNLVVVDEAHHALAESYQRVLRHFDGHAKVLGVTATPDRGDKKNLGTYFEDIAFEVGLHELIEDGYLSRISVRTLPVEINLTDVRTVAGDYNDADLGDVIEPALREIVEAMRESIGDRKTLVFLPLIRTSQLFVELCQEVGFTAAHIDGQSKDRADRLARFAAGDFQILSNSMLLTEGFDEPSVECVVCLRPTKVRALYAQIIGRGTRLYPGKENLLVLDFLWMTGRHSIVRPAHLVASTPEIANAMIAQAEEAGDEERDLLEEEIDAKGQREAVLAAELAANARRAERQLDPVEFALSLHEIELAEYAPTMAWHHQAPTFKQLSLLERNGLDPSAIRDKGHAAAIIDRILARRNLGLATPKQVACLRRNGHARPDLVSFADAGVWMTERFKNTNRRAA comes from the coding sequence ATGAGCCGTTTTAACCTACGCCCCTACCAAACGGCCTGCGTCGAGGCCGTGCTCAGCAAGTTTCGCCAGCACGGTAAATTGTTGGCCGTCCTCCCCACCGCCGCCGGTAAAACGGTGATCTTTTCCCACACGGCGGAAAAGTTCGCGCCCGGCCGCACCCTCATCCTAGCCCACCGCGAGGAATTGCTCAGCCAGGCGGCCGACAAGCTCACCCGCGCCACCGGCATTGTCGCCGAAACCGAATGCGGCACCCGCCAAGCCAGCCTCGCCGCCCAGGTGGTGGTCGCCTCGGTGCAAACCCTGATGGGCGAAAAACGCCTCAGCCGTTGGCCCCGCGACCATTTTAACTTGGTCGTGGTCGACGAGGCGCACCATGCCTTGGCAGAAAGTTACCAGCGGGTGCTCCGGCACTTCGATGGACACGCCAAGGTGCTGGGCGTCACCGCCACGCCGGACCGCGGCGACAAGAAAAACCTCGGCACCTACTTTGAGGACATCGCCTTCGAGGTCGGTCTGCACGAACTCATCGAGGACGGGTATCTCTCGCGCATTTCGGTGCGCACCCTGCCGGTGGAGATCAACCTGACCGACGTACGCACTGTGGCCGGTGACTACAACGACGCCGACTTGGGTGACGTCATCGAGCCCGCATTGCGTGAAATCGTCGAAGCCATGCGCGAGTCGATCGGGGACCGCAAAACCCTCGTCTTCCTGCCGCTAATCCGCACGTCCCAGTTATTCGTAGAACTCTGCCAAGAGGTAGGTTTCACCGCTGCCCACATCGACGGCCAAAGTAAGGACCGGGCCGACCGGCTGGCCCGTTTCGCCGCCGGTGATTTCCAAATACTGAGCAATTCCATGCTCCTCACTGAGGGTTTCGACGAGCCCTCGGTGGAGTGTGTGGTTTGCCTCCGCCCGACCAAGGTACGCGCTCTTTACGCGCAGATCATTGGTCGCGGCACCCGGCTTTACCCAGGCAAGGAAAACCTACTGGTGCTGGATTTTCTATGGATGACCGGCCGCCACTCCATTGTGCGGCCGGCGCATCTGGTGGCCTCCACGCCAGAGATTGCCAATGCGATGATTGCCCAGGCTGAAGAGGCCGGCGACGAGGAGCGCGATCTGCTGGAAGAAGAAATCGATGCCAAGGGCCAGCGCGAGGCGGTGTTGGCTGCCGAACTGGCAGCTAATGCCCGTCGGGCGGAGCGCCAGCTCGACCCGGTCGAATTCGCGCTCTCCCTGCACGAAATTGAACTCGCCGAATACGCCCCGACCATGGCCTGGCACCACCAGGCACCCACGTTCAAGCAACTCAGCCTGCTCGAGCGCAACGGCCTCGATCCGTCCGCCATCCGGGACAAAGGTCACGCGGCAGCGATCATCGATCGCATCCTCGCCCGGCGTAACCTCGGCTTGGCTACGCCAAAACAGGTGGCGTGTTTGCGTCGCAACGGTCATGCCCGCCCCGACCTCGTCAGCTTCGCCGACGCCGGTGTCTGGATGACGGAGCGGTTCAAAAACACCAACCGGAGGGCCGCCTAA
- a CDS encoding transposase, which translates to MKTGNKISSGVKLSSNESIVYPSGDFFSTPARSDFGDFLLQLQRFWRSHPEIEVAMTADLDAHAMAEKRERRKDREFELAQTEALFAVPASGTAEKTQAEFLAAGRPRTPAVVVFITAMATGYLGSQYSACPRMVLLESASLRTLLDDLGYTLPAPNTVGPLINRLSESTLALIHRAQLADILAEGLDSFTDITLDSTAIKASSCWPTDSGIIYRLFERAYRMGGKLDQVGLNSLQDGCKDHWLEELRKSARAIALLGGGPRRAQKLRLLYDQFYQIACKLGGKLLTQVEAAEAEANVKLAKLRPSKRRIAEDLLDCIHGDVVAVITTIQQSIARVHDGVKTRSRERVLSLADRSAAFIEKGGREPVIGYKPQLARSRGGFVTALILDAGNVADCKQLVPLLIQNIANTGLVPASANVDDGYSSAEGLAQAYELKVAKVSISGAKGRALLGEELWNHQDYITLRAERSAIESLMFTLKFNHGFGRPGRRGLAAVRSELTLKILAHNFDRMILVRARRSQEKPLPLAA; encoded by the coding sequence ATGAAAACAGGAAACAAAATAAGTAGCGGCGTTAAATTATCAAGTAACGAATCGATCGTTTATCCCTCCGGCGACTTCTTTTCAACCCCGGCGCGCAGTGATTTTGGTGATTTCTTACTGCAATTACAGCGCTTTTGGCGGTCCCACCCCGAAATCGAAGTGGCCATGACCGCCGATCTCGACGCCCACGCCATGGCGGAAAAGCGCGAACGGCGGAAGGACCGGGAGTTCGAACTGGCGCAGACCGAGGCGTTGTTCGCCGTGCCGGCGTCAGGCACGGCGGAAAAAACGCAAGCCGAGTTCCTCGCCGCAGGGCGTCCGCGCACCCCCGCTGTTGTGGTTTTTATCACGGCCATGGCCACCGGTTACTTGGGGTCGCAATACAGTGCCTGCCCCCGGATGGTGCTGCTTGAATCGGCATCGTTGCGCACCTTGCTCGATGATTTGGGGTACACGCTGCCTGCACCTAATACCGTTGGCCCCCTGATAAATCGCCTGAGTGAGAGTACTCTCGCCCTGATCCACCGGGCCCAATTGGCCGATATTTTGGCCGAAGGGCTCGATTCGTTTACCGATATCACCCTGGACAGCACGGCGATCAAGGCATCCAGTTGCTGGCCAACAGACTCCGGTATCATTTACCGCCTCTTTGAGCGAGCCTACCGCATGGGCGGCAAGCTCGACCAGGTCGGGCTTAACTCGCTGCAGGATGGCTGCAAAGACCACTGGCTGGAGGAGTTGCGAAAGAGCGCCCGCGCCATCGCCCTGCTGGGTGGTGGTCCCCGCCGAGCCCAAAAACTCCGGCTGCTCTACGACCAGTTTTACCAAATCGCCTGCAAGTTGGGCGGCAAGTTGCTCACCCAAGTAGAAGCCGCAGAGGCCGAAGCAAATGTTAAACTGGCCAAGCTGCGGCCCTCCAAGCGCCGGATCGCGGAAGACCTACTGGACTGCATCCACGGGGACGTGGTCGCGGTGATTACGACGATCCAGCAAAGCATTGCGCGGGTGCATGATGGGGTGAAGACCAGGTCGAGGGAAAGGGTCCTCAGCCTGGCCGATCGCAGTGCTGCTTTTATTGAAAAAGGCGGGCGGGAACCGGTGATTGGCTACAAGCCGCAATTGGCCCGCAGCCGCGGCGGTTTTGTCACCGCGCTGATTCTCGACGCGGGCAACGTGGCTGATTGCAAGCAACTGGTGCCCCTGCTGATCCAGAATATCGCCAACACGGGCCTGGTGCCGGCGAGCGCGAACGTCGACGACGGCTACTCCAGCGCCGAAGGGCTGGCGCAGGCATACGAGCTGAAGGTGGCCAAGGTGAGCATCTCCGGCGCCAAGGGGCGCGCCTTGCTCGGCGAGGAACTGTGGAACCACCAGGATTATATCACGCTTCGCGCCGAGCGCAGCGCGATCGAGTCGCTGATGTTTACGCTCAAGTTCAACCACGGGTTCGGCCGGCCGGGTCGTCGCGGGTTGGCGGCGGTGCGCAGCGAACTGACCCTGAAGATCCTCGCGCACAACTTTGACCGGATGATTTTGGTGCGCGCCAGAAGGTCTCAGGAAAAGCCGCTGCCCTTGGCGGCCTGA